A genomic window from Halorubrum lacusprofundi ATCC 49239 includes:
- a CDS encoding acylphosphatase: MTDRTRAHVYVSGRVQGVYYRATTRDTARGRGIDGWVRNLDDGRVEAVFEGPEDAVREMVAWCEMGSSAADVDGVDATYEEPEGLDGFEVRW, from the coding sequence ATGACCGACCGAACGCGAGCACACGTGTACGTCTCGGGACGCGTGCAGGGCGTCTACTATCGCGCGACGACCCGCGACACCGCCCGGGGGAGGGGCATCGACGGCTGGGTCCGCAACCTCGACGACGGGCGCGTCGAGGCCGTCTTCGAGGGACCGGAGGACGCGGTCCGCGAGATGGTCGCGTGGTGCGAGATGGGGAGTTCGGCGGCCGATGTCGACGGCGTTGACGCGACGTACGAGGAGCCGGAGGGACTGGACGGGTTCGAAGTGCGGTGGTAG
- a CDS encoding winged helix-turn-helix transcriptional regulator, whose protein sequence is MSSQDLAGSEPAKTAESEPETDTSSTPETPCPVVDSLEQIGSRWRLVVLHELLNGESRFNELKRETDANARTLSRVLDDLQETDFVDRRLEEDSPVATYYSLTPKGESLAPVFEEIDEWAHEWLAECSG, encoded by the coding sequence ATGTCATCGCAGGATCTCGCCGGCTCAGAACCGGCGAAAACGGCCGAATCAGAGCCCGAAACGGACACGTCTTCGACCCCGGAGACGCCGTGTCCGGTGGTCGACTCGCTCGAACAGATCGGCTCGCGCTGGCGGCTCGTCGTCCTCCACGAGCTGTTGAACGGCGAGTCCCGATTCAACGAGCTGAAACGCGAGACCGACGCGAACGCCCGGACGCTCTCGCGCGTGCTCGACGACCTCCAAGAGACCGACTTCGTCGACCGCCGACTGGAGGAAGACTCGCCCGTCGCGACGTACTACAGCCTCACGCCGAAGGGCGAGTCGCTCGCGCCCGTCTTCGAGGAGATCGACGAGTGGGCCCACGAGTGGCTCGCCGAGTGCAGCGGGTAG
- a CDS encoding DoxX family membrane protein, with product MSAELTTIPLQFDSPFAGELFLLGRLLFGVTLAFMGLNHFMDVDTMAGYAEFKGLPAPRFSVIASGLVLVLGGLGVAAGAFPVLAAGALAAFLLISAVTMHDFWSIDDPEERQSEMTSFLKNVYGAGAALALLAVGGTAWPYALGLGLF from the coding sequence ATGTCAGCTGAACTCACAACGATACCGCTCCAATTCGACTCCCCCTTCGCGGGCGAACTGTTCCTGCTCGGCCGACTGCTCTTCGGCGTCACGCTCGCATTCATGGGTCTGAACCACTTCATGGACGTCGACACCATGGCCGGCTACGCCGAGTTCAAGGGGCTCCCGGCGCCGCGCTTCTCGGTGATCGCCTCCGGGCTCGTTCTGGTTCTCGGCGGGCTCGGCGTCGCAGCCGGTGCGTTCCCGGTCCTCGCGGCCGGCGCCCTCGCCGCCTTCCTGCTCATCTCGGCCGTGACGATGCACGACTTCTGGTCGATCGACGACCCGGAGGAGAGGCAGAGCGAGATGACGAGCTTCCTCAAGAACGTCTACGGTGCCGGCGCCGCGCTCGCGCTGCTGGCCGTCGGCGGCACCGCGTGGCCGTACGCGCTCGGTCTCGGGCTGTTCTGA
- a CDS encoding VOC family protein, which translates to MTDAPPTTGLHHVTNICTDMDETVAFYEDALGWYTVKRTQNYDDPGTPHYYFSSTPTGEPGTTVTYFEYPGSQGAPGPGASHHFAFGVEDEETLREWRDHLREQGVRVSEVKDRTYFKSIYFSDPDGLVFELATEGPGFTRDEEEPGSEEIDPFEEGYEK; encoded by the coding sequence ATGACCGACGCCCCGCCCACCACCGGACTGCACCACGTGACGAACATCTGCACCGACATGGACGAGACCGTCGCGTTCTACGAGGACGCGCTCGGCTGGTACACGGTCAAGCGGACGCAGAACTACGACGATCCGGGGACGCCCCACTACTACTTCTCCTCGACGCCGACCGGCGAGCCGGGGACTACCGTCACCTACTTCGAGTACCCGGGCTCGCAGGGGGCGCCCGGCCCGGGGGCGAGCCATCACTTCGCGTTCGGCGTCGAAGACGAGGAGACGCTCCGCGAGTGGCGAGACCACCTCCGCGAGCAGGGGGTGCGCGTCTCCGAGGTGAAAGACCGCACCTACTTCAAGAGCATCTACTTCAGCGACCCCGACGGGCTCGTCTTCGAGCTGGCGACGGAGGGCCCGGGGTTCACCCGCGACGAGGAGGAGCCCGGCAGTGAGGAGATCGACCCGTTCGAGGAAGGGTACGAGAAGTAA
- a CDS encoding SRPBCC family protein, which yields MGGCGAESASTVVREGATLAVGRDVAVAPAVAAEALRDTHTWPDWGPAIDAVESGDRYVTTGTTGRVRVGGAWLPFRVTACNGRRWDWRIAGIPATGHRVDSYAGESDRSRVVVEVPIVAAWYVTVCRRALDRFAALVEERSGERSVAIAIDDFTDTDADDNTDTDADDNTDTDA from the coding sequence ATCGGAGGGTGTGGCGCCGAATCGGCGTCGACGGTCGTCCGCGAGGGAGCGACGCTCGCCGTGGGTCGCGATGTCGCGGTCGCGCCGGCGGTCGCCGCCGAGGCGCTCCGCGACACCCACACGTGGCCCGACTGGGGGCCGGCTATCGACGCAGTCGAAAGCGGCGATCGGTACGTGACGACCGGAACGACGGGGCGGGTCCGCGTCGGCGGCGCGTGGCTCCCGTTCCGCGTGACCGCGTGCAACGGGCGACGCTGGGACTGGCGGATCGCCGGGATCCCTGCGACCGGCCACCGCGTCGACAGCTACGCCGGCGAGTCCGACCGTAGCCGCGTTGTCGTCGAGGTACCGATCGTCGCAGCCTGGTACGTTACCGTCTGTCGGCGCGCGCTCGACCGGTTCGCGGCGCTGGTCGAGGAGCGGTCGGGAGAGCGATCGGTCGCCATCGCCATCGACGATTTCACCGATACCGACGCCGACGACAATACCGATACCGACGCCGACGACAATACCGATACCGACGCCTGA
- a CDS encoding CNNM domain-containing protein has product MVGVTLGLAGIVTVTVLLALSAFFSSSETAIFSLPAEWFERQAATDDPRAQVLKELYDDPHRLLVTLLVGNNVVNIAISSIVTVLVASYLPSGAAVAVATVCTSFLVLVFGEIVPKAFGLGNAERWSLRIASPIRLVERVLSPLITLFDGITRRMNAYISGDANIEKPYTD; this is encoded by the coding sequence ATGGTCGGAGTCACACTCGGGTTAGCCGGGATCGTAACGGTGACGGTGTTACTGGCGCTCAGCGCGTTCTTCTCGAGTTCGGAGACCGCGATCTTCTCGCTGCCGGCGGAGTGGTTCGAGCGGCAGGCCGCCACGGACGATCCCCGAGCGCAGGTCCTGAAGGAGCTCTACGACGACCCCCACCGGCTGCTGGTGACGCTGCTCGTCGGGAACAACGTCGTCAACATCGCGATATCGAGTATCGTGACCGTTCTGGTTGCCAGTTACCTCCCCTCCGGTGCCGCGGTCGCGGTGGCGACCGTGTGTACGAGCTTTCTCGTCCTCGTGTTCGGCGAGATCGTCCCCAAGGCGTTCGGCCTCGGAAACGCCGAGCGGTGGTCGCTGCGGATCGCATCCCCGATCCGACTGGTCGAGCGCGTCCTCTCGCCGCTCATCACGTTGTTCGACGGGATCACCCGTCGGATGAACGCGTACATCAGCGGCGACGCGAATATCGAGAAGCCGTACACGGATTGA
- a CDS encoding succinylglutamate desuccinylase/aspartoacylase family protein translates to MSDAVPDPKPFRYDAEVEPGEKRRIRYEIGETYLGDPIEIPVTIINGEAGGPTLFLSAGIHGDELNGVKVVQEVADRYSPGDLHGTLVCLHVCNVPAYEAQRRDTPIYDQDMNRSFPGKERSNTTERMANRIYRRFVAQCDLGLDFHTSTQNRTTIYHARADLDNPEVRRLARAYATNVVLYGSGDEGSLRSTATADGIPTVTVEMGRAHRFQPVLIEKALEGVESVLAEYELTPGEAVHWPGWFQSTAADSTKRWLRADTGGLVEMEWGPYPLVYEGETICTITNHFKTEEHAIEAPFDGLIVGSLENPVAAPGHPLCHVVKLDAETRREIEREIDNGEFDGYRAHGDAWADD, encoded by the coding sequence ATGAGCGACGCAGTTCCCGACCCGAAGCCGTTCCGGTACGACGCCGAGGTCGAGCCCGGTGAGAAGCGACGGATTCGGTACGAGATCGGCGAGACGTATCTCGGCGACCCGATCGAGATACCGGTGACGATCATCAACGGCGAGGCCGGCGGGCCGACCCTGTTCCTGAGCGCCGGGATCCACGGGGACGAGCTCAACGGGGTCAAAGTCGTTCAAGAAGTCGCCGACCGGTACTCGCCCGGAGACCTCCACGGAACGCTGGTCTGTCTCCACGTGTGTAACGTCCCCGCCTACGAGGCACAGCGGCGCGACACCCCCATCTACGACCAGGACATGAACCGGTCGTTCCCGGGGAAGGAGCGCTCGAACACCACCGAGCGAATGGCCAACCGCATCTATCGACGATTCGTCGCGCAGTGCGATCTCGGCCTCGACTTCCACACGTCGACCCAGAATCGGACGACGATCTACCACGCCCGGGCCGACCTCGACAACCCCGAAGTCCGGCGACTCGCGCGGGCGTACGCGACGAACGTGGTGCTGTACGGATCCGGCGACGAGGGGTCGCTCCGGTCGACGGCGACCGCGGACGGGATCCCGACCGTCACGGTCGAGATGGGGCGCGCACACCGGTTCCAGCCGGTGCTCATCGAGAAGGCGTTGGAGGGGGTCGAGAGCGTCCTCGCCGAGTACGAGCTCACGCCCGGCGAGGCGGTCCACTGGCCGGGGTGGTTCCAGTCGACCGCCGCCGACAGCACAAAGCGGTGGCTCCGCGCCGACACCGGCGGACTCGTCGAGATGGAGTGGGGCCCCTACCCGCTCGTCTACGAGGGCGAGACGATCTGCACCATCACGAACCACTTCAAAACGGAGGAGCACGCGATCGAGGCCCCCTTCGACGGGCTGATCGTCGGGTCGCTGGAGAACCCGGTCGCCGCCCCCGGGCACCCGCTCTGTCACGTGGTCAAACTCGACGCGGAGACGCGCCGGGAGATCGAACGCGAGATCGATAACGGGGAGTTCGACGGCTATCGCGCCCACGGCGACGCCTGGGCCGACGACTAA
- a CDS encoding ABC transporter ATP-binding protein codes for MIEVEGLRKTYGDFAAVVDSTFSVAEGEVFGIVGPNGAGKTTTLKVLAGLVDPSDGEVEVAGFASDDPEMRRQLGFLPEESPLYEEMTPLSYLRFFADLYDVPRKAANERIEAALDRLELDHRERRLGDMSKGMKRKVAIARSLVNDPDVLVYDEPASGLDPVTTNSVLEFTRELRSTGKTVVFSAHNLYHVESVCDRVAVMDEGRIVARGSVDGIRERHGETTYRVFTDVSPARTDALADIFDDIDAAIEEVGDRFRTTVPTMDAVAAVREAAAAAGGEVVDIRTREPSLEDVFLDIVGRPMPGRYTGGGGDAASTAETETDRLTESEEAE; via the coding sequence ATGATCGAAGTGGAGGGGCTGCGGAAGACGTACGGCGACTTCGCGGCCGTCGTCGACAGCACCTTCTCCGTCGCGGAAGGCGAGGTGTTCGGCATCGTCGGCCCGAACGGCGCCGGGAAGACGACGACGCTGAAGGTGCTCGCCGGGCTCGTCGACCCCAGCGACGGCGAGGTCGAGGTCGCCGGCTTCGCCTCGGACGACCCGGAGATGCGCCGGCAGTTGGGGTTTCTCCCCGAGGAGTCGCCCCTCTACGAGGAGATGACGCCGCTGTCGTATCTGCGCTTCTTCGCCGACCTGTACGACGTGCCGCGAAAGGCCGCGAACGAGCGGATCGAGGCCGCGCTCGACCGACTCGAACTGGACCACCGTGAGCGCCGCCTCGGCGACATGTCGAAGGGGATGAAACGCAAGGTCGCCATCGCCCGGTCGCTGGTCAACGACCCCGACGTGCTCGTGTACGACGAGCCGGCCTCGGGGCTCGATCCGGTGACGACGAACTCCGTGCTTGAGTTCACCCGCGAGCTGCGTTCGACCGGAAAGACCGTCGTGTTCTCCGCGCACAACCTCTATCACGTCGAATCCGTCTGCGATCGCGTCGCGGTGATGGACGAGGGCCGGATCGTCGCCCGCGGCAGCGTCGACGGGATCCGCGAGCGACACGGCGAGACGACCTACCGCGTGTTCACCGACGTGTCTCCGGCCCGAACCGACGCGCTGGCAGATATCTTCGACGACATCGACGCCGCGATCGAGGAAGTCGGCGACCGGTTCCGCACGACTGTCCCGACGATGGACGCGGTCGCGGCGGTTCGCGAAGCCGCCGCCGCGGCGGGCGGCGAGGTCGTCGACATCCGCACGCGAGAGCCGAGCTTGGAGGACGTGTTCCTCGACATCGTCGGGCGGCCGATGCCGGGGCGGTACACCGGGGGCGGTGGGGACGCAGCGTCGACTGCGGAGACAGAGACGGATCGGTTGACGGAATCGGAGGAGGCCGAGTGA
- a CDS encoding ABC transporter permease: MTDRSDRVRHRIRGAQRRLRRILRVARWETVRASGGVDRRTLLAALALLLVAGGVLGGGLAAGVVGLDVDRDVYRVAVDGDSPYADAVEAEPSLTAVPLGSAALGDTADLVVFDGRQSGSIETVAVRASDTRKGEAAAAEFREAVKAHNERLMAAEENRTAAFPITVTLQYIGRTSGLDDGSTLGGDGSESDGGSGRASGDDSGDASGGTDGGLTGGDTASEGSGGDDGDNGGFAVPSVGGAAFGADTVGSPGSISPPFPFVSLLLAFVFLVPMNFLIQAYGSSVLDERTNRRGEPLLVTPLSPVDIVAGKTLPYVAVAALVTTLIAVAVGGGALSVIAVLPVALTFLAATFVGAMFARSFKELTFVTVGVSVLLTTYAFVPAIFTNVTPVALVSPLTLVVFDLQGEAVGIGEILFSTGPMAVGAALLFGLGLGVYREEDMLTQKPVGRKFLDALAVRLSGIGKPNSGGRSPRERLRALAPIAFLTACTIPFVFVAELLAVALLFALPVTVSIPVLLVTIAFIEELAKSIHLYAGFERGAFARTDRVAVAVGTASAVGFFLAEKATAVVQAVGLTELYVGRAAFGSVAGMEGLPPIAIVGLFFAPLLLHGFATTVAAVGASRSRTYYVLTLALATLLHAAYNFGVVRLYA; encoded by the coding sequence GTGACCGACCGAAGCGACCGAGTTCGGCACCGTATTCGGGGCGCACAGCGTCGCCTTCGCCGGATCCTCCGCGTCGCTCGCTGGGAGACGGTTCGGGCGAGCGGCGGCGTCGACCGGCGGACCCTGCTCGCGGCGCTCGCGCTCCTACTCGTCGCCGGCGGCGTCCTCGGCGGCGGGCTCGCGGCCGGCGTCGTCGGGCTCGACGTCGACCGCGACGTGTACCGGGTCGCCGTCGACGGCGACTCCCCGTACGCGGATGCGGTCGAGGCCGAGCCGTCACTCACAGCGGTCCCTCTCGGGAGCGCCGCGCTCGGCGACACGGCCGACCTTGTCGTGTTTGACGGCAGGCAGAGTGGGTCGATCGAGACCGTTGCCGTTCGCGCCAGCGACACGCGGAAGGGCGAGGCCGCGGCCGCCGAGTTCCGGGAGGCAGTCAAGGCGCACAACGAGCGACTGATGGCGGCCGAGGAGAATCGGACCGCCGCGTTCCCGATCACCGTCACGCTCCAGTACATCGGCCGGACCAGCGGGCTCGACGACGGCTCGACGCTCGGCGGGGACGGCTCCGAGAGTGACGGCGGCTCCGGACGCGCCAGTGGCGACGATTCGGGCGACGCGAGCGGAGGTACCGACGGCGGGCTCACCGGCGGCGACACCGCGAGCGAGGGCAGCGGGGGCGACGATGGAGATAACGGCGGATTCGCCGTCCCCTCGGTTGGCGGCGCGGCGTTCGGCGCCGACACGGTCGGGTCGCCGGGGTCGATCTCGCCGCCCTTCCCGTTCGTCTCGCTCCTCCTCGCGTTCGTCTTTCTCGTGCCGATGAACTTCCTCATCCAGGCGTACGGCTCGTCGGTCCTCGACGAGCGGACGAACCGGCGCGGGGAGCCCCTGCTCGTCACGCCGCTCTCGCCGGTCGACATCGTCGCGGGGAAGACGCTCCCGTACGTCGCGGTCGCGGCGCTCGTCACGACGCTCATCGCAGTCGCCGTCGGCGGCGGGGCGCTCTCGGTGATCGCCGTGCTTCCGGTGGCGTTGACCTTCCTCGCGGCCACGTTCGTCGGCGCGATGTTCGCGCGGTCGTTCAAGGAGCTCACCTTCGTCACGGTCGGCGTGAGCGTCCTCCTCACGACGTACGCGTTCGTGCCAGCGATCTTCACGAACGTCACGCCCGTGGCGCTGGTGTCGCCGCTCACGCTGGTCGTCTTCGATCTGCAGGGCGAGGCGGTGGGAATCGGCGAAATCCTCTTCTCGACCGGCCCGATGGCGGTGGGGGCGGCGCTCCTGTTCGGGCTCGGGCTCGGGGTCTACCGCGAGGAGGACATGTTAACCCAGAAGCCGGTCGGGCGGAAGTTCCTCGATGCGCTGGCGGTGCGACTCTCGGGTATTGGGAAGCCGAACTCGGGCGGCAGGTCGCCGCGAGAACGACTCCGTGCGCTCGCGCCGATCGCGTTCCTCACGGCCTGCACGATCCCCTTCGTGTTCGTCGCGGAGCTGCTGGCCGTCGCGCTACTCTTCGCACTGCCGGTGACCGTGTCGATCCCCGTGCTCTTGGTGACAATCGCGTTCATCGAGGAACTTGCCAAGAGCATCCACCTCTACGCCGGGTTCGAGCGCGGCGCCTTCGCCCGGACCGATCGGGTCGCCGTCGCGGTCGGGACCGCCTCCGCGGTCGGCTTCTTCCTCGCGGAGAAGGCCACCGCGGTCGTGCAGGCGGTCGGGCTCACGGAGCTGTACGTCGGCCGCGCCGCGTTCGGGAGCGTGGCGGGGATGGAGGGGCTCCCGCCGATCGCCATTGTGGGGTTGTTCTTCGCGCCCCTCCTGCTTCACGGGTTCGCGACGACCGTCGCCGCAGTGGGCGCGAGCCGGAGCCGGACGTACTACGTCCTGACGCTGGCGCTGGCGACGCTGCTTCACGCGGCGTACAACTTCGGGGTGGTGCGCCTCTATGCGTAA
- a CDS encoding ABC transporter permease: protein MRNRDSRLTIAGRELSGLRAEKTILLAIAIQLFIAAFSSFLVVGLVSMYDPGSLGGAEVEVAGAGDAVTDLERAASEVGGASVTRYEDAGAARLAFDRNAADAVVVANRNDNGGISVTVTAPDATVETTVIVVQLRDLLQTYERQERADRVAFLSESPLPLPERTGTSPYFTFTYTVLIPVLVFLPVFISGSLVVDSITEEIDEGTFELLRVAPVTLGEIVDGKALAAVAIAPGQALLWLLLLRVNGTPVANVPSILVLMTALTTLVVALAIAISALAPDRRAAQFLYSIGVLVLFGGATAMAGGPANAVARLAIDSADVTTTALVVAYVGIAGVAYVGVRTLVAENGFEN, encoded by the coding sequence ATGCGTAACCGGGACAGCCGGCTGACGATCGCCGGGCGAGAGCTGTCGGGGTTGCGCGCGGAGAAGACGATCCTGCTCGCGATCGCGATCCAGCTGTTCATCGCCGCGTTCTCGTCGTTCCTCGTGGTCGGGCTCGTCTCGATGTACGACCCCGGATCGCTCGGCGGTGCAGAGGTCGAGGTGGCGGGCGCCGGCGACGCCGTGACCGACCTCGAACGCGCCGCGAGCGAGGTCGGCGGGGCCTCGGTCACGCGCTACGAGGACGCCGGGGCGGCGCGGCTCGCCTTCGACCGTAACGCCGCCGACGCGGTGGTGGTCGCGAACCGGAACGACAACGGCGGGATCTCGGTGACGGTCACCGCCCCGGACGCCACGGTTGAGACCACCGTGATCGTCGTCCAGCTCCGCGATCTGCTCCAGACCTACGAGCGACAGGAGCGTGCGGACCGGGTCGCGTTCCTGAGCGAGTCGCCGCTCCCGCTGCCCGAGCGCACCGGGACCAGTCCGTACTTCACGTTCACTTACACCGTGTTGATCCCGGTACTCGTCTTCCTCCCGGTCTTCATCTCGGGGTCGCTCGTGGTCGACTCGATCACCGAGGAGATCGACGAGGGCACCTTCGAGTTGCTCCGCGTCGCCCCCGTCACGCTCGGCGAGATCGTCGACGGGAAGGCGCTGGCGGCGGTCGCGATCGCCCCCGGACAGGCGCTCCTGTGGCTCCTCCTCCTCCGCGTGAACGGGACGCCGGTCGCGAACGTCCCCTCGATCCTCGTCCTCATGACCGCCCTCACCACGCTGGTCGTCGCGCTCGCGATCGCTATCTCCGCACTCGCACCCGATCGACGCGCGGCGCAGTTCCTCTACTCGATCGGCGTGCTGGTCCTTTTCGGTGGCGCCACGGCGATGGCCGGCGGGCCCGCGAACGCGGTCGCTCGGCTCGCGATCGACAGCGCCGACGTGACGACGACCGCGCTGGTGGTCGCCTACGTCGGTATCGCCGGGGTCGCGTATGTCGGGGTTCGGACCCTCGTCGCGGAGAACGGGTTCGAGAACTGA
- a CDS encoding 2Fe-2S iron-sulfur cluster-binding protein codes for MTEYTVEFVGTGETIEVADTETILQPCIEEGIAQEYSCRVGMCLACSAEIVEGEVTQPAARGLTDEEAEEYALTCMARPQSDLKLDRGKYPPSIEDDAATDASDVDGAAADDD; via the coding sequence ATGACCGAGTACACCGTCGAGTTCGTCGGCACCGGTGAGACGATCGAGGTGGCCGACACAGAGACGATCCTCCAGCCCTGCATCGAGGAGGGGATCGCTCAGGAGTACTCCTGCCGCGTCGGGATGTGTCTCGCCTGCTCCGCGGAGATCGTCGAAGGCGAGGTGACCCAGCCGGCGGCCCGCGGGCTCACCGACGAGGAGGCCGAGGAGTACGCACTCACCTGCATGGCGCGCCCGCAGTCCGATCTGAAGCTCGATCGCGGCAAGTACCCGCCGAGCATCGAGGACGACGCGGCGACCGACGCGAGTGACGTTGACGGGGCGGCGGCAGACGACGACTGA
- a CDS encoding antitoxin VapB family protein: protein MSTKTISLDEEAYERLKSHKREGESFSDVVKRIAGERSWTEVAGILSEDEADELESLVEEGRSRSRDRRERLDADVRSDE from the coding sequence ATGTCGACGAAAACGATCTCGCTCGACGAGGAGGCCTATGAGCGGCTCAAATCGCACAAGCGGGAGGGTGAGTCGTTTTCCGACGTGGTCAAGCGGATCGCCGGCGAGCGGTCGTGGACGGAAGTCGCGGGGATCCTTTCAGAGGACGAAGCCGACGAACTCGAATCCCTCGTCGAGGAGGGGCGGTCCCGTTCCCGCGATCGGCGCGAACGCCTCGATGCGGACGTGCGGAGCGACGAATGA
- a CDS encoding PIN domain-containing protein: MIEDTTFIIDVLHDDRDAIQYLDLIERENRPEKVSSITVLELYEAVPQLNAPEERRQAILDVLDTCHAVVADETVMRKAGKISGSLRARDEEIDREDCIIGATALLNDEPVVTRNHDHFERIDGLDVETY, encoded by the coding sequence ATGATCGAGGACACGACGTTCATCATCGACGTTCTACACGACGATCGGGACGCGATTCAATATCTCGACCTCATTGAACGAGAGAATCGACCGGAAAAGGTCTCTTCAATAACGGTGCTCGAACTGTACGAAGCGGTCCCGCAGTTGAACGCTCCAGAGGAGCGTCGACAGGCGATCCTCGACGTACTCGACACGTGCCACGCGGTCGTCGCCGACGAGACCGTGATGCGAAAGGCCGGAAAGATTTCTGGCTCGCTTCGCGCCCGTGATGAGGAGATCGACAGGGAAGACTGCATCATCGGAGCGACCGCGTTGTTGAACGACGAGCCTGTCGTGACTCGTAATCACGACCACTTCGAGCGCATCGACGGTCTCGACGTCGAGACGTACTGA
- the mvaD gene encoding phosphomevalonate decarboxylase MvaD produces the protein MTEKATARAHPIQGLVKYHGMRDPELRLPYHDSISLCTAPTATTTTVEWQPDASEDVYVIGDEEVDGRAAERIDMVVEHVRELAGVDAAVRLESENSFPSNIGFGSSSSGFAAAALALTEAAGLDLTLPDISTVARRGSSSAARSVTGAYSRLDAGLNDEDCRSHRLDVGVGDDGFDPEEDLRIVAAHVPAYKETEEAHREAAASHMMQARTAHVQDQLVEMTDALREGDFDRICGTAEHDSLSLTATTMTGPAGWVYWQPETIAVFNAVRELREEGVPVYFSTDTGASVYVNTLAGHAEEVEERIAEIGIDTDIWEVGGPAHLLDENEALF, from the coding sequence ATGACCGAGAAGGCCACCGCGCGAGCCCACCCGATTCAGGGCCTCGTCAAGTACCACGGGATGCGCGACCCCGAACTCCGACTGCCGTACCACGACAGCATCAGCCTCTGTACCGCCCCGACCGCGACGACGACCACCGTCGAGTGGCAGCCCGACGCGAGCGAGGACGTATACGTCATCGGCGACGAGGAGGTCGACGGACGCGCCGCGGAACGCATCGATATGGTCGTCGAGCACGTCCGCGAACTGGCCGGCGTCGACGCCGCGGTCCGGCTGGAAAGCGAGAACTCCTTCCCGTCGAACATCGGCTTCGGCTCGTCGTCGTCCGGGTTCGCGGCCGCCGCGCTCGCGCTCACCGAGGCCGCTGGCCTCGACCTCACTTTACCGGATATCTCCACCGTCGCCCGTCGCGGCTCCTCCTCCGCGGCCCGTTCGGTGACCGGCGCGTACTCCCGGCTCGACGCCGGGCTCAACGACGAGGACTGCCGCTCGCACCGACTCGACGTGGGCGTGGGCGACGACGGCTTCGACCCGGAAGAGGACCTCCGGATCGTCGCCGCTCACGTCCCGGCTTATAAGGAGACGGAAGAGGCGCACCGCGAGGCCGCCGCGAGCCACATGATGCAGGCGCGGACCGCCCACGTGCAAGACCAGCTCGTCGAGATGACCGACGCCCTCCGAGAGGGCGACTTCGACCGGATCTGCGGGACGGCCGAGCACGATTCCCTCTCCCTGACGGCCACCACGATGACCGGCCCCGCGGGGTGGGTGTACTGGCAGCCGGAGACGATCGCCGTGTTCAACGCGGTCCGCGAACTCCGCGAGGAGGGCGTTCCCGTCTACTTCTCGACCGATACGGGCGCCTCAGTGTACGTCAACACGCTGGCCGGCCACGCCGAGGAAGTCGAAGAGCGGATCGCCGAGATCGGTATCGACACCGACATCTGGGAGGTCGGCGGTCCGGCGCACCTGCTCGACGAGAACGAGGCGCTGTTTTAA
- a CDS encoding MarR family transcriptional regulator: MPISADRFDSMRDPDDGPTPGTNAHEVLSFLEDHADEAFTQSEIADATGIAKGSVGPTLARLHEGGRVDHKGIYWRISDHVRSLDATGAHAGVTAASREDEQPTYDDWQEHAVDPRTDRE, encoded by the coding sequence ATGCCCATCAGCGCCGATCGGTTCGACTCGATGCGCGATCCGGACGACGGCCCCACACCGGGAACGAACGCCCACGAGGTTCTCTCGTTCCTCGAAGACCACGCGGACGAGGCGTTCACACAGAGCGAGATCGCGGACGCGACGGGGATCGCGAAGGGGTCCGTCGGACCGACCCTCGCTCGGCTCCACGAGGGCGGGCGGGTCGACCACAAAGGGATATACTGGCGGATCAGCGACCACGTTCGGAGCCTCGATGCCACCGGAGCCCACGCAGGGGTGACCGCCGCGAGCCGCGAGGACGAGCAGCCGACGTACGACGACTGGCAGGAACACGCGGTCGACCCGCGCACCGATCGTGAGTGA